Proteins found in one Pararge aegeria chromosome 12, ilParAegt1.1, whole genome shotgun sequence genomic segment:
- the LOC120628300 gene encoding uncharacterized protein LOC120628300 — protein sequence MALRDHPERILAILEESDSDENDRDPYPGSDVEVDDHVSERSQSSDTEQDANNTDTGSESSDDTGADSDDVNLLTLQNRQRQHFKGRDGTIWQKAPPRPNVRRRSENIICEPPGVKSVAQEAKTVQECWNLFLTHDMLHKIQEYTNLHIQERRAQCEDISQRRYMNEVEISELKAFIGLLFMAGFYRSNRQNLEDLWQADGSGVEVFRLTMSVQRFYFIQSSLRFDDKSTRAERQNLDNLAPVREIFEKFVEQCKKMYSPGETCTIDEMLVAFRGRCKFRQYIPSKPAKYGIKIFALVDSKVFYITNLEIYAGKQPDGPFSVSNKPLDVVNRIVSPVSKTHRNLTFDNWFTSYELVSHLLNEHKLTSVGTLRKNKKQIPPGFITTRGKELHSSTFGFQKNITLVSHIPKKNKVVLLMSSLHHDNKIDESTGVKQKPEVITFYNSTKSGVDVADELCATYNVSRNSKRWPLTIFFAMLNISGINANIIYRANNDNTRIKRRHFIKNLALSLIQDHLQIRRAHVNLPRQLRKRIADFTNEPTIEPPQKIPGARRRCQICPSKKDKKTTHTCHACHIYICPEHLISYCENCSNSMSINEESED from the coding sequence ATGGCGTTGAGGGATCATCCAGAGAGAATATTGGCGATTTTGGAAGAATCGGACTCCGATGAAAATGATCGTGATCCATATCCAGGTTCAGACGTCGAAGTGgatgaccatgtatctgaacGCAGCCAAAGTAGCGATACTGAACAGGATGCTAACAATACAGATACGGGCTCAGAGTCCTCAGATGACACAGGTGCGGACTCAGATGATGTCAACCTTTTGACCTTACAAAATCGACAACGGCAACACTTCAAAGGAAGGGACGGGACTATTTGGCAAAAAGCACCGCCACGACCGAATGTACGCAGAAGAtctgaaaatattatatgtgaGCCTCCTGGCGTAAAATCAGTTGCTCAAGAAGCCAAGACTGTGCAAGAATGCTGGAATTTATTCCTGACTCACGATATGCTGCATAAAATACAAGAATATACAAATTTGCATATACAAGAAAGAAGAGCACAGTGTGAAGATATTTCTCAACGTAGATACATGAATGAAGTGGAAATAAGTGAACTGAAAGCGTTTATTGGGCTGTTGTTTATGGCCGGATTTTATCGTTCTAATAGACAGAATTTGGAGGATTTGTGGCAAGCAGATGGTTCTGGTGTTGAAGTTTTTAGACTTACCATGTCTGTACAAAGATTTTACTTTATACAAAGCTCTCTGCGATTTGATGACAAGTCTACACGCGCTGAAAGACAAAACCTTGATAATTTGGCACCAGTGCGTGAAATTTTCGAAAAATTTGTAGAGCAGTGTAAGAAAATGTACTCTCCGGGAGAAACTTGCACTATTGATGAAATGTTAGTGGCATTTAGAGGGCGTTGCAAATTTCGGCAATATATACCATCGAAACCAGCTAAATATGGCATCAAGATATTTGCCTTAGTGGACTCCAAAGTATTCTATATCACCAACCTGGAGATATACGCTGGTAAGCAGCCTGACGGACCCTTTTCTGTTAGCAACAAACCCTTAGACGTGGTGAATCGTATTGTGTCACCTGTCTCCAAAACTCACCGTAATCTTACTTTTGATAATTGGTTCACTAGCTACGAATTGGTGTCTCATCTACTAAATGAACACAAGTTGACTTCAGTCGGTACCTTACGcaagaacaaaaaacaaattccacCTGGATTTATAACGACGCGCGGAAAAGAGTTACACTCGTCAACTTTcggatttcaaaaaaatattacactggTCTCTCACATcccaaagaaaaacaaagtggTCCTTTTGATGTCAAGCTTGCACCATGATAACAAAATCGATGAATCTACAGGTGTGAAGCAGAAGCCTGaagtaataactttttataactctaccaAAAGCGGAGTGGACGTAGCAGACGAGCTTTGTGCTACATATAATGTGAGCAGAAACTCTAAGAGATGGCCGCTGACGATATTCTTTGCAATGCTGAATATTTCAGGAATCaatgcaaatataatatatcgggCTAACAATGATAACACACGCATAAAACGGCGACATTTCATAAAAAACTTGGCACTCAGTTTGATTCAGGACCATTTACAAATCCGAAGAGCACATGTGAATTTACCTCGACAATTACGCAAAAGGATCGCAGATTTCACTAACGAACCTACCATAGAACCACCTCAGAAAATTCCAGGAGCACGTAGAAGATGTCAGATATGCCCAtctaaaaaggataaaaaaacaacGCATACTTGTCATGCTTGCCACATTTATATCTGCCCAGAACATTTGATTTCATACTGCGAAAATTGCAGCAACTCCATGTCCATAAATGAGGAATCGGAGGACtga